CTAGCTCAGTTTGGCCTCAGATCCAGCATGTCAAGAAGAGGCAATTGCTTGGACAATGCCCCAATCGAGAGCTTCTTCTCCCACTTAAAGACAGAAGCTCTCCAACACCATCATATCCAAGATACTGAGCAGGCTCAAATCCTAATTCAAAGGTATATTCGTTTTTACAACGAGGAGCGGCTTCAACTGAAATTAAACAAGCTGACGCCTGTAGAATACAGGCGTCAGCACGCCGCATAAGCCGGGTGTTTTTACGTGTCTACATTTTTGGGGCTTGACCATCCCCGGCGGGGCTTTCTTTTCTTTTTCTCTTTCCGCGCCTTCAGGGCGAAGCCGTGGACCCGAACCGCGGGCTGTTGAAGCGCGAAGGTCAACTCCGGGCAAAGGGCAGTCGATGAGAAAAAGCGTAAGTGCCTGCCGGCGTTTCCGCCGTGCTGTGCGGCCGTAAATTCGTCCCTATCCCAAACCATGCGAGCCAGGGCTTTCGAAATTCCCTCATTCACCGGTTTTCGCCCCAAAATGGATTCAGATGTATTCATCCGAAATGTTATATAATTATGTCATTAGGGGCGTCTGAGCCTTCTGTGCCGGTGGCGGGGGGAGGTTGTCGGAAGGGGTCGCAAGGCTGAAATGGCATCTGATCGGGGGGATCTCATGAAACGGGTGCTGGATAGGCTTTGGAACAACC
This window of the Planifilum fulgidum genome carries:
- a CDS encoding IS3 family transposase, whose protein sequence is MSRRGNCLDNAPIESFFSHLKTEALQHHHIQDTEQAQILIQRYIRFYNEERLQLKLNKLTPVEYRRQHAA